The proteins below come from a single Triplophysa rosa linkage group LG12, Trosa_1v2, whole genome shotgun sequence genomic window:
- the ssr3 gene encoding translocon-associated protein subunit gamma: MPPKTNTKQQSEEDLLLQDFSRNLSAKSTALFYGNALIVSAIPIWLFWRIWHMDLVQSAVLYAVMTLVSTYLVAFAYKNVKFVLKHKVAQKREDAVSKEVTRKLSEADNRKMSRKEKDERILWKKNEVADYEATTFSIFYNNTLFLLLVIVASFFLLKNFNPTVNYILSISASSGLIALLSTGSK; this comes from the exons ATGCCACCAAAAACCAACACCAAACAGCAGTCGGAAGAGGATCTTCTCCTGCAGGACTTTAGCAGGAATCTCTCGGCGAAATCCACGGCGCTTTTCTACGGCAATGCTCTCATTGTGTCAGCGATTCCCATCT GGCTGTTCTGGAGGATCTGGCATATGGATTTGGTCCAGTCCGCAGTGCTGTATGCCGTCATGACCCTAGTCAGCACATACCTGGTTGCCTTTGCTTACAAGAATGTCAAATTTGTCCTAAAGCACAA GGTGGCTCAGAAACGTGAAGATGCTGTGTCCAAGGAAGTGACTCGCAAGCTTTCCGAGGCCGACAACCGCAAAATGTCCCGCAAAGAGAAGGACGAGAG GATCCTTTGGAAAAAGAACGAAGTCGCCGATTATGAGGCCACAACCTTCTCCATCTTTTACAACAACACCCTGTTCCTCTTGCTGGTCATCGTTGCCTCGTTCTTCTTGCTGAAGAACTTCAATCCAACAGT GAACTACATTCTGTCCATTAGCGCCTCTTCAGGTCTGATTGCCCTGCTATCCACAGGCTCTAAATAA